The DNA sequence TTATACTATTGAGAAGATAAACATCAACGATGCAGTTGAAGGCTATTATAAAGATGTTGACTTTGGGTACCAAACTGGCTTGGGATTTCAGTTTCCATTCAGAAAGAATTTGAAATTTGATCTCGGAATCGTCTATTCGGGTAGCTTCTCTCCAATCATAAAAGATCCGGAAGAAAATACAACTCCATACGCAAACGACGACCGTTCGATAAAGAATGGAACAATCGCTCTACAGTTTGGATTACAAATACCCATTACCCACTAACCGCCTAATCTGAATCAAATGAAACAGTTAACAATCAAATACAGACTAAATAATCTGCTTTTTAAATGGATTAGAATACCATTACTGGTACTTTCAATTTGTGTCGCCAACTCGTGTAACAATTACCCTGATCCTTCAACTGAAACACTTGTCAATTATAATGTTAGCTACATGAATCCCAATCAGATTTCGATTGGCGGCGAATACCTGAACGATAGTATTTATGTCCAGATTTATAATTACAAATCCCCTCAGGATATTAGTAATTTTACTGTCGAATTTAAAGTTCAAAAAGGCGGCGGATCAGTTGACCAACAACAGGTTAAAACCCGAAAAGACGGAAAGGCTGCAACTCGTTGGAAACTTGGAACCGATTCGTTTACACAAATTGCGACTGCTCAAGTTACTGATCCTGATGGCAACTTGCTTCCTGAAGCAACTATAACAGCGCATGGGATACTCTACAATGCGTGGAATGAAATCGATTACTCTCCGCTTAACCAACTCTCTGGCATGGCTTCGGATACCTTAACCCACCAAAGCTGGATGATTTCGGTAGGTAGAATTTACAAACTAGAAACCAACTTTCTGGATTGGCAAAGCTTATCCACCCAACCGATAAATAGTCCAAGAGAGATTGAGATTGATAAAAACGGGATCATATACGTTGGGACCTGGAATGGCGAATTGTATAAAAGTACGAATCACGGGCAAACATGGATAAAATGCACAAACCCAATACCCGACCGCCCCTATTACTTCGATCTTTGGATAACCAACGATGACAATCTTTGGGCAACTGTTTACGGAAATGGATTGTGGCATTCGAAAGACGGAGGATTGACATGGTCGAATCCGGCAAATGGGGCCGACAAAAGCACTTCAATTAGTGGAATGTACAGGTTGAAAAATAATTGGATTGTGTCGTTGATTGCACCAACAGGGCAAGGAATGTCGGTCATGAAATCGGAAAATGATGGGAAAACTTGGACCACACTTATTACTCCGAATTATCCTTACAGCCTTTTTGTTACAAAAAATGATGAAATAATAGTTTTAACACAAACTGACGGGGGTATTTACAAATCAACCGACTTGGGAAAAACTTACAATCGGGTGTATTCGGCCTCAGTAGCATTTAATACGGGCTCTCCTCAAAGCTATGTTAATAAGTTCGGACCTGATTTTTATATTATTATCCCTGGATATGGCGTGCTAACAACAAAAGACTTTGACCACTTTGAAACACTGCTGACAGAAGCGTATGTTAACGGACTTTACCTCGACCATACTGGTTCGGTATACGCCAAAGGAACATTGAATAAACTATACAGCACATTCATTTACAATAGAAAATAACTTGTGACCAATCATCCAACCAATATCGTCTGGGAAAAAAGAAACGATTTAACTCCAGGAAGCCTTTTGAAAAGAAGATTTCCCGGAGTTTTTGTTTCTAAAAGTTATCCTTGAAACAGCAGTGTCAAAAACAAATACCGGCATATCATGCCTATAAAACTGAAGAACAGCGCTTCTTTCACCCGATATTTCAACATTCCGGCAGCCAGTGAAATGATGGGCGAAGAAAGTGGCAGAAGATTAGATAGAAAAAGTGCCCAATTCCCGTATTTCCGGATCTCATCTTCGGCTTTTTCATAGCGCTTCTGTCCAATCAAGTTATCGATTATTTTTGCGCTGAAGAAATAGCCGATGAGGTAGTCAATCGTTTGAGATGCCATTGCTGTAGCAACTGCCACCATATTAAGGATCAGTGGATCGTAACCGGTTCGAAGGTAAAAGATGAAGGCCAGCTCCATGGGCATAAGCAGAAAAAAGAACAAATACCCAAAGAAATTCACAATCGCAAAGGAGTATATACTCCTTTCACCCGATTCATAAATATCCCGACCAATGGTTAGCGAAGCAATAACGGCCATCAGCACGATCAAAAATGCAAGTATGATTAATCGCCGATAATCGATATGGGTAACCTTCATATTCATCGCTGAGTTAAATTTGTTGCTTCATTCAAATTTAAGTAATCATTTTGAGAATGTCAGAAAATAAACCCAAATTGCATCAATGACTTTTTACCTGAATCGCTAAAACAAACTACATGAAATTCATCGGATTAGCCCTTGTTGTTCTGTTCCTGACAGCCTGTCAACCCAAGAAAAAAAGTGAGTATGCAAAAATTTCCGGATTTGCCCAGGGAACTACCTACCACATCACCTACGAAAATTCGACCAATAAAGATTACAGCGAAGCCATTGATTCTCTTCTGAAAGCATTTGACAAATCATGCTCTATATACGACTCAACCTCCATCATTTCGAGGATTAATGACAATGACCCGAATGTTGAGGCTGATGACTGGTTTGTGGATGTTTTTAATAAATCGGCTGAGGTGGATGCCGCTTCAGGAGGCGCTTTTGATATCACTGTTGGGCCAGTAGTAAAAGCGTGGGGATTTGGATCCGGACCAATTGCAAAACACGACACAGCTTATATCGACAGCCTGCTTCAATACGTTGGTATGGAAAAGGTAAAACTTGAAGGTCGCAAAGTGATTAAAAAATATCCGGGGGTAAAATTAGATGTAAATGCGCTTGCGCAAGGATATTCGGTAGATGTGGTATGCGATTTCTTCAAATCAAAGGGCATCAAAAATTACCTGGTTGAAATTGGTGGCGAAGTTCGGGGAAAAGGAACCAATGCTAAAGACAATTTCTGGCATGTTGGAATTGACAAACCTTCGGACGGAAACATGAGTCCTGGAAATGAGCTTCAGGCTATTATTGAGATTAACGACAAAGCGTTGGCAACTTCAGGAAACTACCGGGCTTTTTACATTGAAAATGGGGTAAAATATGCTCATACGATTGATCCTAAAACTGGCTTCCCTGCCCGGAATACGCTTTTGAGCACAACTGTTGTTTGCAACGACTGCATAACTGCCGATGCTTATGCAACAACATTTATGGTTCTAGGAATTGATAAAAGCAAAGAGCTTCTAAAAAAAATGGACGGAATTGAGGTGTATTTTGTTTACAGTGATCAACAGGGAAATTATCAGGTTTTCTTTTCTGACGGTATGAAAAAAATGATTGTAGAAGAGAAATAAACTGCAAATTACAAGCTATTCTTCATTAAATCGGGGCGATTGGTGGTAATGCCGGTCACCCCGATTTTTACGAGGCGCCTGGCTTCTTCCGGATCGTCAACAGTCCACGAAAGAACCTCAAGCCCAAGCGCTTTGGCCTGTTCAACCGTTTTTTCGTCAACAATTTTATAATTCAGGTTTATTCCGTCTAATCCTATTTTCGCAGCATCTTCCAGTTTTCCCTGAACATCAGCGGCCGAACCGCTTAGCCAATAACAGGCATTCTCAGGAAACATTTGCTTAGTGGCTGCAATAATTTCCCATCCGAAAGCGATAAAAATCAGCTGCTCTTTTTTGCCCGACCGATCGACTACTTGTTGCAGGGCAGGCAGAACCTCCACACCACATTTAATTTCGACAACCATCTTTTTCCCATCCGGAACCGTTGCAATTATCTCTTCCAGGAACGGTATTTTTTCACCTTTAAACTGTTCACCCTTCCATAAACCGGCATCCAATGTTCTGAGCACATCAGCGCTTGTTTCGGCCACTTTATAGTCCTGACCAGTGGTGCGTTTCGTATTGTTGTCGTGAATAACCACAACCCGATTATCTTTCGAAAGATAAATATCCAGTTCAACGGCATCGGCATTTTGTTGCCAGGCCAACTGGGCGGAAGCCACAGTGTTTTCGGGAGCCACAAAGGAAAAGCCCCGGTGGGCAATAATAGAAGGTTGCGCCTGGGCAATTAAATTGCCTAGAAAAAGCAGTACAATCACAACATATAGCTTCATGGATAAACTTTTAATTTGGGATCGAAGATACAAAACGCACCCATTTTCTGACAACATTCGGAATAATGTTTGATTAAAATCCGATCAGCGAATGGTTTCTATTCGTGCAAAAAACGCTTGATGTCTTTCAATTCGCCACCAAGAACCAGCGTATCATTTTCCTTAAATTCGATTTCAATTTTGTCGTCATTTTCGGCAGCATTGGCCGACGAATAAATTAGCCGATGATTTCTTTTTAAGGCAATAATCTTCAAATGAGTTTCTTTTCGGAAGGAGATCACTGATCTTTTTTCTCCAATCAAAAAATCAGGTATCAGCAAATCAACAATTTTAAACGAATCAGTAATCGAAAATAGGTTTTGAATCCCTTTCAGAGGCAGCATCTGAGCAATTATTCTTGCTGATTCATACTCTGGATTAATGGTTTCAACTACCCCAATGGCATTCAATACAGTAAGGTGAATGGAGGAGTTTTCGCGGCAGATAACTCTGGAAGCTCCAAATTTTTTAAGTAACGCTGCAATCTGAACTGATATCCCAAAATCGTTTCCGATACAAACAACAAATGCGTCAGCTTCTTTCAGAGGCAATAGCCTCAACGCATGAGGATCGGTTGCATCAAGACAAATCGTATTGGCAACAACGTCCTTAAAAAATTCAACCCTGTTCAAATCATTGTCAACTCCGAGAACATCGTGACCCAACGAAGTTAAAATTTTTGCCAGTGAGGCGCCAAAATTTCCTAATCCGATTGCAACTATATTCATTTTAAAATAAAAATTAAGTGATTATCAAGTTTTCTTTAGGATAACGATACAATGAAGAACCGCCGAATCCCTTTGCCAGCGATAGAAGCAATGTAATACTGCCCATTCGTCCAACATACATTAATACAATAAGTATATATTTTGAAGGGGCTGAAAGATTTGGAGTAAGATCAAGCGATAGCCCAACAGTTCCGAAAGCTGAGAAACATTCAAAAATAATTCGAAACATTCCAAATTGTCCATCAATGGTAAAGATAGCAAAAGCGCCAAAAAGTATAATAAAGATTGAAAGTGTAATAATTGCAAATGCTTTATTGACTGAATACTCATGAATCTCGTAACGATGAACTTCGATGTGATTCTTTCCCCTGATAATTCGATACGCATTTAAAATGGCAAGGGCAAAAGTACTTGTTTTAATACCACCCCCGGTTGAAACCGGTGAGGCTCCAACCCACATCAAAAAAGTCATGATCAGGATTGTTGGCATTGACAATGCGGCCATACTAAAGCTATTGAACCCTGCAGTTCTAGGTGTAACACTTTGAAAATAGGAACTTGCCAACCGTGCTTTAAAATCCATACCCTGCTGAGTGTGATCCCATTCGAAGTACATAAATGCCACAGTTGCCGATACAATCAGGACAAAAGTTGAAAAGATGACTATTTTCGAATTTAGAGTAATCATATTTACCCGATGAACATACGATTTCCGTGTCCTGAAATATTCAGCCAGCCATACGATCTGGCTTTTACAATACTGGTATAAATTTAACAGAACAGGAAAGCCAATACCACCCAGTACAATCAAGTTTGCAATCCAAAAATGAACGTTGTAATTAGTCCGGATTCTCACATCGTACAAATTGTCGGTAAGTGTTGAAAAACCGGCATTACAGAATGCTGAAACCGCATGGAAAATAGAAAATTTCAGATTATCGCTAACCGATCCAAGTGCGTTTTCCTCTAAAGAAAAGTAAACAAATGTTGCACCAATAGCTTCGATTAAAAGCGTGATGAGAACAACCTTCATCAACGATTTTAAAATCACATCAAAACTATCTTCACTGAGGTAATCGCGGAGCATGGTCTGTTCCCGTAAAGAGGATTTTTCCTTGAAAAATATTCCGAAGAAACTAGTGATGGTCATTACACCAATTCCACCAATCTGGATAAGCGCCAGAATAATAAATTTCCCCAGAAACGTATATCGTGTAGCTGTATCAACAACAGTAAGCCCGGTAACACATACTGCGCTGGTTGATGTAAACAGGGCATCCGTAAAATCAATAGGGCTCGTTGTTGACATAGGCATCATTAGCAACATCGCTCCCGCAGAAATGATAAAGGCAAAACTCACCATAAACAACTGTGCCGGATTGAGTATCTTAATCAGCAAGTTGATTTCCATTCTCGACAATTCGAGGAAAAACAAGAAAAATGCAAACATTTGAATCCCCGATGTCCGATAAAGATAGTATTCAAAAATATCGCCATAGCTGACTATAAACACAGGCAAAAAGAACAACACCAAAATAATTCCGATCACGAACTGAGTAATGAATACTTTTCGATTTCCGTTATCGCCCCTGAAAAAAATGGAACGAATCATATACAACACCCCAATAAGGATATAACAAGCCTGGAAATAACGATTGTGAATTTGAAACATCGAATCTTTATCAGGATTGGGAAAGCCAATATCGCGAATGGCCAAAATAAACAGGCCAAATGTTAAGCCAAACAAAATCCAGTTGATAATACTTTTTAAGCTAAGTAAATCCTTCCTGAAATCGATGCGTTGGAGATAGTTCTTTTTTCTAGCCATAGTTAAGTTGAAAGCGAATCAAAAATAGTCAGATTTACTCAATTCGATTCACTATCTCCAAATTATATTGAAAAGCCTCTCAAATGAATAAGTTAGCCAAAGCGGTTTTTATTGAGTTCAAGAAATTGCTAATATCAGAAAATCATTAACAAATGAGCGAATTGGGTTTTTAAAGCCCCCAGCTTGTTAAAGTACCGATATTGTACTATTTTTGCCTCCAATACAAAATTTAATCGAAAACATCTGTCTAAAAAACAGATCATTATATTCTGCTAATGTTTACACACATCTCCCGATTTATACTTAAACACCGAACTTTTTTAATTGTAATTCTTTCGCTTCTGACGGTATTTATGGCCTATGAAGGAAAGAACGTTAAGCTATCTTACGAAAATTCGTCGTTGCTACCTGAAAAAGACAGCACAAGAATAGAGTATCTGAAGTTTAAAAATTTGTTTGGCGAAGATGGGAATGTAATCGTAATTGGGACTATAAATCCTGAACTGTTTAAACTGGACCAATTTAATGCCTGGACCGAATTAGGTGATAACATTCGTAAAGTTGACGGCGTTCTGGAAGTTTTGAATATTTCAAGGGCAATAAATCTGGTTAAAAACGAAGAAACGCATCAATTTAGTATTGTTCCCGTTGTTAATCAAAAGCCTACCACTCAAGCAGAGGTCGACAGCTTGAAGAATACGATCCATAAGCTGAAGTTTTACGAGGGGTTACTCTACAATTCGAAGACCAATGCCACATTGATGACTGTTACGCTCGACAAGAAAAAGATAAACGACATCAGCCGTATTGCAATAATAAAAAGCATTTCAGAAGCAGTAAACGCTTACAAAACAAAAAATAACGTAGAAATTCATTGCTCCGGAATGCCATACATCCGGACGGTTACGATGCAGAAAGTGAAGCATGAATTGTTCCTTTTTGTCATTATAAGCATTTTTGTTGCTACTTTCATCATGTTCCTGTTCTTTAAATCGATACGGGTTATCCTGAGTTCCCTTTTAATTGTTGGAGTCAGTATTGTTTGGGTAATGGGAACACTTGTGCTCTTTGGATATAAAATTACAATCCTTACTGGTGTAATTCCTTCGCTTATTGTGATTATTGTTATTGAAAATTGTATCTATATTCTGAATAAATACCATTGGGAATATCGGAGTCATGGCAATAAAATGAGGGCATTGTCGCAGGTTATTCACAGAATTGGGTTCGCATCGCTTATGACCAATGCAGCTACTGCTCTTGGTTTTGCCGCATTTATTCTGGTTCCAAACCAAATGTTGCGCGAATTTGGAATAATCACTTCCATCAACATCATGGTTCTGTATGTGCTTACCATTACACTGTTGCCCATTATCTTCAGCTTGGTCGACCCACCAACCCCAAAACACCTCAAACACCTCGACAACAACTTCTTTGGTGCCGTACTCGACAAAATCATTTATTTGATTAGTCACCGCCGTAATTTGATATACAGCATTGCCGGAGGATTGATTGTGGTAGGATTTATTGGCCTGAGTATGATGAAAACTTCAGGAAAAATCGTTGATGATTTCAGATCGGATGACCCCACTTTACTCGACCTTAAATTCTTTGAAAGTAATTTTGGCGGAGTAATGCCATTCGAAATCTCTGTCGATACCAAAAAGCGAAACGGCATTTTAGTTTACTCAACCATTCAGAAAATTGACAAACTTCAGAATGCAATTAACGAGCATCCCGAGTTTTCGAAACCACTTTCGTTGATTGAAGTATTCAAATTTGCGCGTCAGGCCTATTACAATGGAGATTCGAGCAAATATACTTTACCAAGCTCAATGGAGAAAAATTTCATATTCGGCTATATTCCTCAAAATGTATCGGGAAATGGCAACAATCTGTTGAAATCGTTTATTGACAGCACCAAGCAAATTACCCGAATAAGTTACCAAATGGCCGACGTTGGAACCAATCACATGGATTCGCTTATGGCCAACATTTTACCTCAAGTCGATTCCATTTTCGATCGTTCGAAATTTGACGTTACAGTGACCGGGAACAGTGTTGTATATGCCAAAGGAACCAATTTCCTTATTCGCAACCTGTTCGAAAGTGTGATTATTGCCATTATCCTGATTTCAATCCTGATGGCTTTCTTGTTCGTTTCGTTTCGGATGATTCTTGTTTCGATGGTTCCGAACATCATCCCGTTGGTGATTACTGCAGCCATCATGGGCTTTGCAGGTATTCCAATCAAACCATCTACCATCATTGTTTTCAGTATTGCACTGGGTATTTCGGTCGATAACGCCATTCAGTATCTTTCGCGATACCGTCACGAACTGAAAGCAAATAATGGCGCCATAAAATTGTCGGCATTGAATGCCTTGCGCGAAGCCGGATTCAGCATGATTTATACCAGTATCGTTTTAGTCCTGGGGTTCAGTGTATTTATGGTATCTGAATTTGGAGGAACACAGGCTCTTGGAGTCTTAATATCTACTACTTTACTTATCGCCATGTTCTTTAATATTATGGTTTTGCCTTCGCTTTTGCTTACGCTCGACAAACGTCTGGTTAGCAAAGCATTTACCGAACCAATCATCGAAATCTACGAAGAGAACGAAGCCGAAGACAATGAACTGGCTGCCGAATTTACTCAGGACGATGAAACAAAATAAAGACATCTAACTTAATATGAAAGCAAAATTACAACACGTTTTCATTCTATTTAGCCTCTTTGGATTCATTTGTACAACTCAAGCTCAGACCGTCATTCTGAAGCAATCTCATGAAAATGGAATTTACAAGAGTGGCGACAAAATTAGGGTATCTGCTTATTCAACAAATCAGGAACCCGGAGACACTCTTTGGGTTAAAGTATTGCAAAACAATACGGAACTCATTCTGCAAAAAGCAATTGTTCCGGCAAATGATTCTCTTGTCATTTTCGAAAGCTCCTTTAAAAAGCCTTGTTCCGTTATCGTTGAAGCGAAAATGAAAGGGAACAAGCAATTGATAGGGATGATCGTTGACCCACAAAAAATAAAACCAGGAACCAAATCTCCGAAAGACCTCAAAAAATATTGGGCTACCGAAAAACAAGCTCTTAAAGCACTTCCATTGGATGTAAAATTTGGGAAGAATGAAAGTTCGGAGTTCCCATTTGTTTGTTTTGATACTGAAATTAATTGCACCGGACCAAAACCAGCCAGAGGTTATTTTGCCCGACCAACAAAAGCAGCACCCAAATCACTTCCTATTGTATTGTTGGTACACGCCGCAGGAGTAAAAGGATCATGGTGCAAATCAGACCCCAAAGAGGCTCTTCGGTATGCCAAAATGGGGAAAGGTGCCATGTGTTTTGATTTGAATGCGCACGGAATGCTTGATGGACAGCCAGACGAATATTACAATAATCTGGAAGCTGGTGAACTGAAAAATTATTACATCAGTGGATTGGAAAGCAGAGATGATTTTTATTTCCGGGGAATGTATTTGCGTTTAATCCGTACACTCGATTTTCTGACTAAACTTCCTGAATGGGATGGAAAACGCATTCTTGTAATTGGGGAAAGCCAAGGTGGTGGTCAGGCATTGGCCGCCGCAGGTCTCGATTCGAGAGTAAGTGCGGTGGTTGCAACAGTTCCGGCTATGTGCGATTGGGGTGGAACACTTGTCGGACGAAAAGGAGGTTGGCCTCAACCTTTCGAACAACCTGGCGATATGAAGAAAATGAAGAGTGTACTTCCCTATTTTGATACAGCGCATCTTTTAAAAGATTCGAAAGCAACACTAGTTGTCGAAATCGGTTTAGTCGACAATACTTGCCCGTCTACATCTGTTTATGCAGCCATTAATCAGGCCAAGGGGCAAAAGATTATATATCCGGTTACCTACCGCGAGCATACCTGGCCTACCGCAGACCAACGCAAAAATAATTGGGATTCTATGGTTTTCAATCCTAAAAATATTTTTGTCGAGAACTATCTGAAATAGTTGAAATAGCAGAAATCGAAATGCTTAAAAAGCAGTTTATTGAGCATTTTATCTGAAGATACGAATTTGCATGTGAGCTTTTTCCATTTTGATTTGTTCAATGAACATGAATATTGCAATTCATTGTGCCGATATCTAAAAATGCAGAAAACTTAACATTCACTAAAAAATCGAAACAGGTTACTCGTTTGTTCAATATTTTCGACAATTTTGATTTTTAGTTCGAATAAAATCAGAACATGCCAGCCACATGGATTTTATTCTGGACTTTTACAGAAACAGAAAACAAAACATGTATAGAAAATTCAACTTAGTTGAGCCCCATTTTATCCGGAGGTTCCAGCTACTTATCTTAATGCTATTTACTTTCATACCGGTCTTTTCGCAGCCAACTACTGTACACGGGAAAGTGACCGATCAGGAAACTGGCGAACCCATTCCATTTGTCACAATACTTTTTAAGAAGACACCTATTGGAACTACAACCGATTCTCTGGGGGTTTTTCAGCTCATCAGCAAAAACAAAGTTGATTCCATTCAATTTACTACGGTCGGATATCTTGGCAAATCATTTGGCATTAAGCCATTTACAACTAATGAATTAGATGTAAAACTAAAACCCGACCTGATCAAAATTTCCGAAGTAATCGCATTGCCTAATGATGCACCTGTCAGGCGAATATTGAAAGAGATGATTGCACGAAAGAAACAAAATAACCCGGCGAAGTATCCGCGGTATTCGTATCGGAAATACACCAAATGGGAATATCATCTCAATAATGTTGGAAACAAGATGATGCAGTCGCGTGCGTTTAAAAACAATCAAAACGTATTTAAAACGGCAGAAGATAGCACTAAGTTTTTACCCATTTACTTTTCTGAGCAATTGGTCTATAACGAGATT is a window from the Aquipluma nitroreducens genome containing:
- a CDS encoding efflux RND transporter permease subunit gives rise to the protein MFTHISRFILKHRTFLIVILSLLTVFMAYEGKNVKLSYENSSLLPEKDSTRIEYLKFKNLFGEDGNVIVIGTINPELFKLDQFNAWTELGDNIRKVDGVLEVLNISRAINLVKNEETHQFSIVPVVNQKPTTQAEVDSLKNTIHKLKFYEGLLYNSKTNATLMTVTLDKKKINDISRIAIIKSISEAVNAYKTKNNVEIHCSGMPYIRTVTMQKVKHELFLFVIISIFVATFIMFLFFKSIRVILSSLLIVGVSIVWVMGTLVLFGYKITILTGVIPSLIVIIVIENCIYILNKYHWEYRSHGNKMRALSQVIHRIGFASLMTNAATALGFAAFILVPNQMLREFGIITSINIMVLYVLTITLLPIIFSLVDPPTPKHLKHLDNNFFGAVLDKIIYLISHRRNLIYSIAGGLIVVGFIGLSMMKTSGKIVDDFRSDDPTLLDLKFFESNFGGVMPFEISVDTKKRNGILVYSTIQKIDKLQNAINEHPEFSKPLSLIEVFKFARQAYYNGDSSKYTLPSSMEKNFIFGYIPQNVSGNGNNLLKSFIDSTKQITRISYQMADVGTNHMDSLMANILPQVDSIFDRSKFDVTVTGNSVVYAKGTNFLIRNLFESVIIAIILISILMAFLFVSFRMILVSMVPNIIPLVITAAIMGFAGIPIKPSTIIVFSIALGISVDNAIQYLSRYRHELKANNGAIKLSALNALREAGFSMIYTSIVLVLGFSVFMVSEFGGTQALGVLISTTLLIAMFFNIMVLPSLLLTLDKRLVSKAFTEPIIEIYEENEAEDNELAAEFTQDDETK
- a CDS encoding TrkH family potassium uptake protein, with protein sequence MARKKNYLQRIDFRKDLLSLKSIINWILFGLTFGLFILAIRDIGFPNPDKDSMFQIHNRYFQACYILIGVLYMIRSIFFRGDNGNRKVFITQFVIGIILVLFFLPVFIVSYGDIFEYYLYRTSGIQMFAFFLFFLELSRMEINLLIKILNPAQLFMVSFAFIISAGAMLLMMPMSTTSPIDFTDALFTSTSAVCVTGLTVVDTATRYTFLGKFIILALIQIGGIGVMTITSFFGIFFKEKSSLREQTMLRDYLSEDSFDVILKSLMKVVLITLLIEAIGATFVYFSLEENALGSVSDNLKFSIFHAVSAFCNAGFSTLTDNLYDVRIRTNYNVHFWIANLIVLGGIGFPVLLNLYQYCKSQIVWLAEYFRTRKSYVHRVNMITLNSKIVIFSTFVLIVSATVAFMYFEWDHTQQGMDFKARLASSYFQSVTPRTAGFNSFSMAALSMPTILIMTFLMWVGASPVSTGGGIKTSTFALAILNAYRIIRGKNHIEVHRYEIHEYSVNKAFAIITLSIFIILFGAFAIFTIDGQFGMFRIIFECFSAFGTVGLSLDLTPNLSAPSKYILIVLMYVGRMGSITLLLSLAKGFGGSSLYRYPKENLIIT
- a CDS encoding acetylxylan esterase — its product is MKAKLQHVFILFSLFGFICTTQAQTVILKQSHENGIYKSGDKIRVSAYSTNQEPGDTLWVKVLQNNTELILQKAIVPANDSLVIFESSFKKPCSVIVEAKMKGNKQLIGMIVDPQKIKPGTKSPKDLKKYWATEKQALKALPLDVKFGKNESSEFPFVCFDTEINCTGPKPARGYFARPTKAAPKSLPIVLLVHAAGVKGSWCKSDPKEALRYAKMGKGAMCFDLNAHGMLDGQPDEYYNNLEAGELKNYYISGLESRDDFYFRGMYLRLIRTLDFLTKLPEWDGKRILVIGESQGGGQALAAAGLDSRVSAVVATVPAMCDWGGTLVGRKGGWPQPFEQPGDMKKMKSVLPYFDTAHLLKDSKATLVVEIGLVDNTCPSTSVYAAINQAKGQKIIYPVTYREHTWPTADQRKNNWDSMVFNPKNIFVENYLK
- a CDS encoding FAD:protein FMN transferase, giving the protein MKFIGLALVVLFLTACQPKKKSEYAKISGFAQGTTYHITYENSTNKDYSEAIDSLLKAFDKSCSIYDSTSIISRINDNDPNVEADDWFVDVFNKSAEVDAASGGAFDITVGPVVKAWGFGSGPIAKHDTAYIDSLLQYVGMEKVKLEGRKVIKKYPGVKLDVNALAQGYSVDVVCDFFKSKGIKNYLVEIGGEVRGKGTNAKDNFWHVGIDKPSDGNMSPGNELQAIIEINDKALATSGNYRAFYIENGVKYAHTIDPKTGFPARNTLLSTTVVCNDCITADAYATTFMVLGIDKSKELLKKMDGIEVYFVYSDQQGNYQVFFSDGMKKMIVEEK
- a CDS encoding sialidase family protein; this encodes MKQLTIKYRLNNLLFKWIRIPLLVLSICVANSCNNYPDPSTETLVNYNVSYMNPNQISIGGEYLNDSIYVQIYNYKSPQDISNFTVEFKVQKGGGSVDQQQVKTRKDGKAATRWKLGTDSFTQIATAQVTDPDGNLLPEATITAHGILYNAWNEIDYSPLNQLSGMASDTLTHQSWMISVGRIYKLETNFLDWQSLSTQPINSPREIEIDKNGIIYVGTWNGELYKSTNHGQTWIKCTNPIPDRPYYFDLWITNDDNLWATVYGNGLWHSKDGGLTWSNPANGADKSTSISGMYRLKNNWIVSLIAPTGQGMSVMKSENDGKTWTTLITPNYPYSLFVTKNDEIIVLTQTDGGIYKSTDLGKTYNRVYSASVAFNTGSPQSYVNKFGPDFYIIIPGYGVLTTKDFDHFETLLTEAYVNGLYLDHTGSVYAKGTLNKLYSTFIYNRK
- a CDS encoding potassium channel family protein, which encodes MNIVAIGLGNFGASLAKILTSLGHDVLGVDNDLNRVEFFKDVVANTICLDATDPHALRLLPLKEADAFVVCIGNDFGISVQIAALLKKFGASRVICRENSSIHLTVLNAIGVVETINPEYESARIIAQMLPLKGIQNLFSITDSFKIVDLLIPDFLIGEKRSVISFRKETHLKIIALKRNHRLIYSSANAAENDDKIEIEFKENDTLVLGGELKDIKRFLHE
- a CDS encoding DedA family protein, whose protein sequence is MNMKVTHIDYRRLIILAFLIVLMAVIASLTIGRDIYESGERSIYSFAIVNFFGYLFFFLLMPMELAFIFYLRTGYDPLILNMVAVATAMASQTIDYLIGYFFSAKIIDNLIGQKRYEKAEDEIRKYGNWALFLSNLLPLSSPIISLAAGMLKYRVKEALFFSFIGMICRYLFLTLLFQG
- a CDS encoding glycerophosphodiester phosphodiesterase, whose protein sequence is MKLYVVIVLLFLGNLIAQAQPSIIAHRGFSFVAPENTVASAQLAWQQNADAVELDIYLSKDNRVVVIHDNNTKRTTGQDYKVAETSADVLRTLDAGLWKGEQFKGEKIPFLEEIIATVPDGKKMVVEIKCGVEVLPALQQVVDRSGKKEQLIFIAFGWEIIAATKQMFPENACYWLSGSAADVQGKLEDAAKIGLDGINLNYKIVDEKTVEQAKALGLEVLSWTVDDPEEARRLVKIGVTGITTNRPDLMKNSL